DNA from Streptomyces rishiriensis:
CGACCGTCCGCCGCAGTGCCGGGGACTGGGCGGGGGCCTGTGCCGCCGCGGGTATCGACGTCGATCTCGACCTTCGTGCCGTCGCGCGTGCGTACGGTCGCGAGTTCGTTTCCCGGCTCCGGGCCGATCTCCGTCATCTGGCGCCTGACCTGCTGCGATGGCATATGCCCAGGGTCGCTCCCGACGGGCTGCTGCGACCGGGGCTGACCGTCTCCCTGGCTCGGTACGACGTCGATGTCGGCGTCGCCGGGCGGGACGACACCCGGTGGCCGGTGCACCTGGTGGTGCGGACACCGCCCGCCTGGGCGGACGCCGGCCAGCGGTTCAGCCTCGGGCTGTGGGACGGGTCCTCCGGCGATCGTGCGCATCCGCATCCGCATCCTCGTCCCAGTCGGCGGTTCCGGTTCGACCTGCACCGTCACCTCTGGGACGCGCGTCGCGCGGACGAGCTGCGGACCCGGGCCGGCGACGGGGTGGGTGACACCCTGCTCGGAGACGGACTTCCCGTGCCCGACGGGCGTCGCTGTGCCGCCGACCGGTGGGCGGACGAGGCCGCGATCCTGCTCCGCGCCGACGGGGCGACCGGCTCCGAGGGAACAGTTCTTGTGCGGCTCGGAGGACGGCATCGCCTGGTTCTCGGGCTCGGACTCCAACCCGGCGTCGGCGGCGAGCCGTCCGCGTCGTGGATCACCGCCGTGTCCACCCGCGCCGGTGGCGGGACCGTGCTGCCGGTGCTTCCCGACGCCGCCACCTGGGTCGCGCCCGACCTCGAGTTGATCCGCTCCGGCGCGATCGACGTCGGCCTGCTGCATCCGCTCGTCGCCTCGGCGCTCCTGCCGGATCCGGCGCCGCCCCCCGGCCCGTCCTCGGCCCCGTCCTTGTCCCCGGCTGCGTCCTCGTCCGGGGACGTCGCCGGGAAGCGGGGCGGCGGGCAGCCGCATCTCGTGGAGTGCCGGGGGGAGCAGCATCGGATCGGGCTGGTCGACGGGGTGCTGGCCGCGCTCGACCACGGACCGGACGAGGTGCGGCGGGAGGAGTTGCTGGTCGCGCTGACCGGTACTCCGCTGCCCTGCCTGCAGGCCATCGATGACGCTCACCGGCGTCCGGACTGCCTGACCGGGGTGCGCGACCGACTCGTCCATGGAGACGTCACCGGTGCGCTGGCCGTCGTCGAGGAGCTGCTCGGCCCCGACGCGATCCTGCGCGAGGGTGCGTTGCGGGACGAGTTGCAGGCGGCCGCGCGGCGGCGCATCACCTACGGGCTGTTCCGGGCCGGACTGGCGGGGCCCGGGCCCGGCCGCGTCCTTCCCGGGCCGGCCCGTACCACCGCCCACCGGTCACACCCCCGCCACACCTTCGCCGCGCGCTGAACCCCGCGCACCCCACAGCCACGCCCCGGCAACGCCCAGCCCCGCCAACCCCCGAACCCCAAAGGTGATCACCCATGCCCACATGCGCCCCGCTCACCCTCGTCGACACACCCGCCGACCCCTTCGCACCCGAATCCGCACCCGGCTCCGCAGCCGGCACCGAGACAGCGCAACTGGACGTCGCCGGCGACCTGTTGACGCTTCTTCGGCACTCGACCACCGAACCCCGGCCCGACGACCAGCTCGAGGCCCTCACCCTGGCCGTGGCCGCCGATCTGCCCGTGCTGCTCTGGGGTGAACCGGGCATCGGCAAGACCGCCGCCCTCACCCAGCTCGCCGCTTCACTCGACCTGCCGCTGACCACCGTCATCGCGAGCGTGCACGAGCCGTCCGACTTCTCGGGGCTGCCCGTCGTCGGGGACGATCCCGCCGAGCAGGGGGTTCCGATGGCCCCGCCGGACTGGGCGGTACGGCTGGTACGGGCCGGGAAGGGGCTGCTGTTCCTCGACGAGTTGTCCACCGCGCCGCCCGCCGTGCAGGCCGCGTTGCTGCGCCTGGTGCTCGAGCGCCGGATCGGGTCGCTGCAACTGCCGCGGGGGGTACGGATCGTGGCCGCCGCCAACCCGCGGGGCTCGGCGGCCGACGGCTGGGAGCTGAGCCCGCCGCTGGCCAACCGGTTCGTGCACCTCCAGTGGGTCCACGACCACGAGGTCGTCGTCCGCGGACTCGGCGGGACCTGGCCCCGGGCCACCATGCCCCGGCTCGACCCGGAGCGGCTGCCGGAGGCCGTGGACTTCGCCCGGCGCGCGGTGTGCGGGCTGCTGGCCGCCAGGCCCACGCTCGTGCACCGGCTGCCCAGCGGGGAGACGCGCCGGGGCGGTCCCTGGCCGTCCCCGCGCAGCTGGGACATGACGCTGACTCTGATCGCCTTCGCCACCGCGGCCGGCTCCTCCCGGGACGTGCTGTCCCAGCTGGTCAGGGGCACGGTCGGGGACGGTCCGGGGCTGGAGCTGCTCGCGAGCCTGGACCGGCTGGACCTTCCGGACCCGGAGACGCTGCTCGCCGACCCGGCGGGCGCCGAACTGCCCGAGCGGGGCGACCTGCGCCAGGCCGTTCTGGACGGTGTGGTGGCGGCGGTGCGCGCCCGGCCGGAGCGGTCCCGTTGGGACGCGGCGTGGGAGCTGCTGGTCAAGGCGGTGGAGACCGGGGCCCCGGACCTGGTGGTGGTCCCCGCGACCACTCTCGCGACCCTTCGGCAGGAGGACTGGGACGTCCCCGCCTCGATCGAGAGCCTCGCGGGCGCCGTCGGACTGTCCCGGCGGGCGGACCAGGCGGCGGAGCGGACGGCGGCACGGCTCGCCGAGGCGGCGGCGAGGGCCGGCCGGTGACCGCGCACTCGACGGCCGAGACGTCCGACCCGGAGCCGGGTCCGGGGCTGGACCTCGACAAGCTCCTCGCCGCCCGGCTGCACGCCGCCCGGGCCCGGCCCTATCTGGCCACGGCGCTGTTCGCCCTGCACGTCGTGGTGTCTCGGCAGGTACCGACGATGGCCGTGGACCGGTACTGGCGGTGCTACGTCTCGCCCGCGTTCGTGGACGGGATGCCGCTGGAGGAGCTGGCCGCCGTATGGGTGCACGAGGTGTCGCATCTGCTGCGCGACCATCACGGGCGCAGTGACCGGTACGCCCGGCAGCACGGGCTGACCGGGCCGGGGGAGCGGCTGCGGATGAACATCGCCGCCGACTGCGAGATCAACGACGACGCGTACGGCGACGGGCTGGTCCGTCCCGAAAGCGCGGTCAGACCCGCGTCGTTGGGACTGCCCGATGGCAAGCTGATGGAGGAGTACCTGAGCCGGTTCCGGCTGGGGGCGCACACGGACGGTCTTTCCTGGCTGGACTGCGGCAGCGGCGCCGACGGACTCGGCCGGGAGTGGGAGCTGGGTCCCGACGGCGCGCACGGGCTCAGCAAGGAGGAGCGGGACGCGGTCCGGTTCCGGGTGGCGCAGGGCATCAACGGCAGGCCGGGCTCCGCTCCGCAGAAGTGGAAGCGCTGGGCGGAGGAGGCGTTCCATCCGCCGCAGCCGTGGCGGGAGTTGCTGGGCGCGGCCGTCCGCTCGGCGGCCTCCGGGCCGGGCGCGGGCGAGGACTACACCTACGGCCGCCCGGCGCGCCGCTCGGCCGGTCTGCCCGGGGTCGTCCTGCCGAGCCTGCGCCGCAGACCGCCCCGGGTCTGCGTCGTCATCGACACCTCCGGGTCGGTCAGCGACGCGGAACTGGGCAGTGCCCTGCTCGAGGTCGCCGCGATCTCCCGTGCCGTGGGCGGCCGTCGGGACCTGGTCACCGTGGTGCCGTGCGACGCTTCGGCCGGGTTCGTGCACTCGCTGTGCCGAGGCGAGGGGATCCCCCTGCTGGGCGGCGGCGGAACGGACCTGCGCGCCGGCTTCGCCAAGGCGCTGCGGACGACACCCCGGCCCGACGCGGTGGTGATCCTCACCGATGGCCAGACCCCCTGGCCGGAAGCCCGCCCGGCCTGCCGGACGGTGGTGGGCCTGTTTCCCCGGGGCCGGAGCAGGCACGACGAGAACAACCCCGACTACGTACCGGACACCCCGCCCGCCTGGGCCCGCGTGGTGGAGATCGGATCGGTGGGGGCAGGGTGCTGAGGGCGCGGTGACCGCGTCGCCACGCCCTCGCCGTCGAGGACCGCGGCCCCGCGGGCGACGAAGGACTCGTCGACGGATGGGGGCAACGGCTCCGGCGGGTCGAGCGGTTCCGGTTCGATGGGGAGCGGGTCGGGCAGCTCGGGTTCCGTCGCCGCAGAATCCCCACCGTGGCTCGGATCCGCCGCCCGCGCCGCCTCGTCCGGCGCCCACGCCGGAGTGGAGTTCCGAGGAGTGGCAGCCCGGTGATCCGGTCGAGACCACACCTCTCGCCGCCCCTGAGCAGGGCTGACATAGGCTGTGCCGCCCGGTGATCGACACACAGAGAGGCCGACGGCACGTGTCCGACAGACCGTCTGAAGAGCACAGATCCGGTTCGGAAAAGGGGGAGGGGAACGGCAGCTCCATATCCGACCAGGAATGGGCGGAGTTCGTCCGGGAAAGCGAACGCGCGATACCTGACTCCGCGCCGAAGGAGCCGTCCGCGCGGGCCCGCGAGGTCACGGATCGGCTGCGGCGGCAGGAGGCGCGCGGAGCGACGCCCACGCGGTGGCGTACCGTCGCGGATCTTCAGCAGACGCACGAGCGGGCGTCTCGGCGCAGGCGGCGGCTGTGGGCGTTCCTCGGGGTGCCCGTCGCGATCGCTCTGGGCGTCGTGGCGATGCGGCCCTCGCTGCTGCCGGGGAACCCGTTCCGTACCGGCGTGCCCTCATCCGCCGCGGCCGCCTCGCCGCTGCCGGCGGAGACCGCTGCCCCGACCGCCGCGCCCGGCGCGGCGGGCGTCGCGCTCCCCACGATCGAGCGGCCGTTCGCGGGCTCCCCGGCGCTGCAGTGGGCCGACGGCGCGGCCGGCATCGTGCCGCCGAAGGCGACCCGGATCGGATCGCTGTCCAAGGCCCAGGTGGAACAGGCGCTTCAGCAGACCAGGAAGCTGCTGATCGACGCGAACCTCGATCCGGCGACCCTGCGCGGCGGACGTCCCGAAACGGCGCTCTCCGTGCTCGAGCCACGGCAGAAGGAAATGCTGGACCTGCTGAACACCTCGCTCAGCAAGCCGGACGAGGAGCACGATCCGCTGCTGATGTTCAGCCGCTTCGACCCCGCCGAACTGCGCCTGGCCGGTGACGTGGTCAAGACGCGGGGACGGATGACGTTCGAGGCGGGCGAGAGTGCCTCCGTCGTCGTGCACGCCGACTACACCTTCGTCTACCCGCTGGTGCGCGTCGACGAGGACGCCCCGACCGAGGTGCAGCGCACCATCGTGCGTCGGGTCGTCGACGTCGAGCTCTTCGATCCCGACAAGTGGATCGTCACCCCGGGGAAGATCACCGTCACCCGGTACGACCAGGAGATCGGCAACTCCGCCTGCGACGTCTACGACGGTTACCTGCATCCCCAGTTCTCGACGGCGGCGGCCGAGCAGCCGACGGGTGCGCCTGCGACCGGCCCGACGACGGACCCGTACGACCGCAGCCAGGACATCGCCCATGTCGTCGAGGAGGGGTGCGGAGTGGTGTCCCGTACCTGAGGGACGTCACCCACTCGTCAGGGACGTCACGACTTGTCGCCCTCGGACAGTTCGCGCAGCACCACCCCGCACCGCCGTGCGTACGCCTGCTGCAGGCCGCGGGTCGCCGGGCCGGCGGCCCTCGCGTACCACTTGGCACCCCGGCTGAAGGCGGAGACCGTCAGCCAGACCGTGCCGTCTCCGGTGCGGTCGACGACGAAGGCCTCCTCGCCGCATTCGGGGTGGCCGGGGAGGGTGCCGTACGCCCAGCCGGCCCGCCGGTGTTCGTCCACCGTCCAGACCACCCGGCAGGGGGCTTTGATGAGGCCGGCCAGGGTGACGGTGACGTCGACGCCGGGGGCGGCCCGGTCCGCGGTGGTGTCCATGCCCACCCCCAGGGTGCGGTGCATCTCCCAGGTCAGGACCGCTTCGGCGGCCCGGCGGAAGACGTCGTGACCCTCACCGAGGCGGGTGCGGACGTGGAGGGAGTGGAAGCCCGCGGGGCAGTGGCCGGGGCGGTCGCGGGTCGCGCCGACATCGTCGTACGTGAAGTCCTTCGAAGACATGGGAGCCAAGAGTAAGGCGGTACCCGGGGATGCCTTCGTCCCGGGTACCGCCTCAGCTCGAACGCTCGGTCGTCAGGCGACGTTGACGGCCGTCCAGGCGGCCGCGACCGCCTTGTACTCGGTGCTGGTCGAGCCGTACAGCGCCGACGCCGCGCTCAGGGTCGCCGTGCGGGCGCCCGAGTAGGTGGTCGTCGAGGTCATGTAGGTCGTCAGCGCCTTGTACCAGATCTGGACGGCCTTGGCGCGTCCGATGCCGGTGAGGGTGGAGCTGTTGTACGTCGGGGAGTTGTAGCTCACCCCGTTGATGGTCCGGCTGCCGCTGCCCTCGCTCAGCAGGAAGAAGAAGTGGTTCGCCGGGCCGGACGAGTAGTGCACGTCCAGGTTCTTCAGCGAGGACGACCAGTAGTTGGCCGAGCCGCCGTCCTTGCTCGGCTGGTCCATGTAGCGCAGCGGTGTGCCGTCGCCGTTGATGTTGATCTTCTCGCCGATGAGGTAGTCGCCGACGTCGGAGGAGTTCGCCGCGTAGAACTCGACGGCGGTGCCGAAGATGTCGGAGGTCGCCTCGTTGAGGCCGCCGGACTCGCCCGAGTAGTTCAGACCCGCCGTGTTGGAGGTGACGCCGTGGGTCATCTCGTGGCCGGCCACGTCCAGGGAGGTCAGCGGGTGGGTGTTGCCCGAGCCGTCGCCGTAGGTCATGCAGAAGCAGCTGTCGTCCCAGAAGGCGTTCACGTACGCGTTGCCGTAGTGGACGCGGGAGTACGCGGCGACGCCGTTGTTCTTGATGCCGCTGCGGCCGAACGTCGACTTGTAGAAGTCCCACGTCGCCTGCGCGCCGTAGGCGGCGTCGACGGCGGCCGTCTGGTCCGTGGTCGAGCTGGAGGCTGCGCCGGTGCCCCACGTGTCGTCCGCGTCGGTGAACAGGGTGCCCGCCGAGGAAGTGGTGGCGTGCGCCTTGTTGTACGTCTTGTGGCCGCCGCGGGTGCCGTCGGTCAGCTGGTACGTCGAGCCCGAGAGGGTCGTGCCGAGGGTCACCGTGCCCGAGTAGAGGCTCTTGCCGGTGCCGGTCTCGATGCCCTGGTACTCGTACAGCTTCTTGCCGGTGGCCGCGTCGGTGATGACGTGCAGCTCGTTCGGGGTGCCGTCGTCCTGGAGACCGCCGACGACCGTCTCGTAGGCGAGGACCGGCTTGCTGCCGTTGCCGGCCCAGATCACCTTGCGGGGCGCGTCGCTGGCCTCGGTGCTGGCGGAGCCGGCGTCCTTGGCGAGCGTCAGGGCCTGCTTCTCGGCCTTGGCGGCGGTGACGACGGGGGTGAGCGAGGCGACCTTGATGGTGGTGTTCGTCGCCTTGGTGACGCCCTTGCTCGCGCCCGCGGCCGACTCGTGGACGACCAGGTCGCCGCCGAGGACCGGCAGACCCGCGTAGGTCCGCTCGTAGCGCGTGTGGACCGTGCCGTCCGCGTCCTTGACGACGTCGCGCACGACCAGCTTCTCCTTGACGCCCAGGCCTATCTCCTGCGCCGTCTCGGGCGCGTCGGCCTGCTTGTCCTGGATCAGGGCGGTGCGGGCGGCCGGGGCCAGCGCGGTGGGCACGGCGAGCGGCGTCGTACTGGTGGCGTCCGCCGGAGTCTGGGCGGCTGCCGTACCGGCGGTCAGGCCGGTGGTGACCAGGGCTCCGGCCGCGACGGCGGTGGCGATGGCCAGAGAGGTGCGCTTGTGACGCGCGTAGAGGGAGGTCACACAAGCTCCTTGGATGTGGGGGTGCCCGGGCGGCGTGGGGTGGCTGTCCGTGGCTGCTGTGAAGTTGTGCGGCGGGTGACAGGAAGACTGGCATCAAGGCGCGTACATGTCAGGACCCCGAAGTGATGTTGGCTGAAAATCAACTGTCGGGTGAACATTGCGGGAATGTAAACGGACTTGACCTGGGTAAAAGGCCAACAGGGCCTGGGTAAGGCAGGGGCAAAAAGCGGACGCCGCCCCGGAGGAGTCGAAACTCCGGGACGGCGTCCTGTGCGCTGCCTCTCGGCCGGCCGTAACACGGCCCCTGAGGGGCCTGTGGCCTACGGGAAGGTCAGCTTCCAGCTGTTGATGTAGCCGGTGTCCTGGGCCGCGTTGTCCTGGACCCGCAACTTCCAGACGCCGTTGGCGACCTCGGAGGAGGCGTTCACGGTGTACGTGGTGTTGATGTTGTCCGTGCTACCGCCGGTGCCGTATGCCTTCAGCGTGTACGCCGTGCCGTCGGGAGCGAGCAACTGCACCTGGAGGTCGCCGATGTAGGTGTGGACGATGTCGACCGCCACCGCGAGGTTCGTGGGCGCGTTGCCGGTCCGGCCGGAGACCGTGACCGAGGAGGTGACCGCCGCTCCGTTGTCCGGAATCGATACGTCGGCGGTGTTCTCGAAGGAGGTGCCGCCGCCGCCCCCGCCGCCGGAACGGGCGCCGACCGCGACGCCGGCCCACGCGTCCTGCACCGCCTTGTACTCGGTGGAGGTCGTGCCGTACAGCTCACCGGCCGCCGCCAGCGTGCCGGTGCGGGCCGCCGCGTAGTTGGTGGTCGTGGTGAACTTCGTGGTCAGCGCGCGGAACCAGATCTTCTCGGCCTTGTCGCGGCCGATTCCGGTGACCGGAAGGCCGTCCGCGGTGGCCGAGTTGTAGGTGACACCGTTGATGGTCTTGGTGCCGCTGCCCTCCGACAGGAGGTAGAAGAAGTGGTTGGCCGGGCCGGACGAGTAGTGGACGTCGACCGATCCGATCCCCGAGTACCAGCTGTCCTTCGACGCGCCGTCCTTGCTCGGCTTGTCCATGTACCGCAGCGGCGAGCCGTCGCCGTTGATGTCGATCTCCTCGCCGATGAGGTAGTCGCCGACGTCGGAGGCGTTCTGGGCGTAGAACTCGACCGAGGTGCCGAAGATGTCCGAGGTCGCCTCGTTGAGGCCGCCGGACTCCCCGCTGTAGTTGAGACCCGCGGTGTTGGAGGTGACGCCGTGGGTCATCTCGTGACCGGCCACGTCGATGGAGGTCAGCGGGTGGGTGTTGCCCGAGCCGTCGCCGTACGTCATGCAGAAGCAGCTGTCGGACCAGAACGCGTTGACGTACGCGTTGCCGTAGTGCACGCGGGAGTACGCGCCGACCCCGTCGCCCCTGATGCCGCTGCGACCGTGCACGTTCTTGTAGTAGTCCCAGGTCAGGGCCGCGCCGTAGTGGGCGTCGGCGCCCGCGGTCTCCAGGTTGGACGCGGCGCCGGTGCCCCAGACGTCGTCGGAGCCCGAGAAGAGGGTGCCGGTGCCGGACGTGCCCCGGTTGAGGTTGTACGTCTTGTGGCCGCCGCGCGCCCCGTCGGTCAGGTTGTACGTCGACCCCGACTGGGTGGTGCCGAGGGTCACCTGGCCGCTGTACATGGTGTTGCCGGTGCCGGTCTCGATGCCCTGGTACTCGTACAGCTTCGCGCCGGTGGTGGCGTCGGTGACGACGTGCAGCTCGTTCGGGGTGCCGTCCTCCTGGAGACCGCCGACGACCGTCTCGTACGCCAGGACCGGGGTGCCGTTCGCCGCCCAGATCACCTTGCGCGGAGCGCGGTCGGTGTCCGCCTTCTCGGCGCCGGCGGCCGTGGCGAGGCTGAGCGCCTGCTTCTCCGCCTTGGCCGCGCTGACGGCGGGCGCGAGCGAGGCGACCTTGATGGCGGCCCTGGTGGCCTTGGTGACGCTCTCGGTGGCGCCGGACCTCGCGGTCTCGACGACCAGGTCGCCGCCGAGGACCGGGAGGCCGCCGTAGGTGCGCTCGTAGCGGGTGTGCAGGGTGCCGTCGGCGTCCTTGACGACGTCACGGACGACGAGCGCCTCCTTGGCGTCGAGGCCCAACTCCTTGGCGGTGGCCGCCTTGCCGGCGTCCGCCTCGCGTATCAGCGCGGCGCGCTGGGCGGGGGTGAGGCGCACCGACTCGGCGCCCGGGTTGGCCTGGCCCGCCGCCTGCGGTGCCTTCACCGGGGCGGCGGTCGCGGCGCCGGACTGCACGGCGGCGGCGATGAGCGCGGAGACGCCGACGAGGGCGACGGCCGCGGCACGGCGGGAGGTGCTGTGGGGGGTGCGTCTGCGAGAGGGGCTGCTGCTCAACACTGACTCCTTCTGCGCGGCCACGGGTCACGCGGCCAGGGGAGACCCGACGGCGGGTGAGCCGTGCGGGCACGACAAAGGCGGTACGCAGAACAAAGGCGGTACGTGGAGCGGGCTTAGCTGTGGGGTTGCTGTGAACCAGCAGTGGGAAGAGTGGCAGTGGATTGCGCTATCTGTCAGGAGCGCGTCAGGAAGTTGGCCGGAAACGGTTCGTTGTCCGGTAGTTCATGTTCGGTATGCGGATCCGTGGGCTCCCCGGCGACCCGGAAGGGCGGCTCGGAGGGGCGCGGGGCCTACGGGGTCCGATCCCTCCCGGTTTCCCGTCCCGCACCGGGCAGGGCCCGGCCGTTCCCGGCCCGCTCGCCGTGCCACGTCCGCCAGAGCGCCGCGTACGCCCCGCCCGCCGTCACCAACGCGTCGTGCGTGCCGAGTTCGGTGAGACGGCCGTCCTGCATCACCGCGACCCGGTCCGCGTCGTGCGCGGTGTGCAGACGGTGGGCGATGGCGATGACCGTCCGGCCCCGGAGCACGGCCGCCAGCGCCCGCTCGGTGTGCCGGGCGGTCGCCGGGTCCAGCAGGGCCGTCGCCTCGTCCAGGATCAGCGTGTGCGGATCGGCCAGCACCACCCGGGCCAGGGCCAGTTGCTGGGCCTGGGAACCGTCCGTACGGGTGCCGCCGCCGAGTACGGCGTCGAGGCCGCCGGGCAGCTCCCGGACCCAGTCGGCGGCGCCGACCGCGGTCAGCGCCGCCCACAACTGCGTCTCGTCCGCGGCCGGTTCGGCGATCAGCAGGTTGTCGCGGACCGTGCCGAGGAAGACATGGTGCTCCTGGGTGACGAGCACGACCTGCCGGCGCAGCGTCTCGGGCGCCAGCTCCGCGACCGGCACTCCGCCCACCGTCACCGTGCCCGCGCTCGGCGCGTCCACGCCCGCGAGCAGCCTGCTCAGCGTGGTCTTGCCCGCGCCCGACGGGCCGACGACCGCGAGCCGCTCGCCGGGCCGCACCGTCAGATCCACCCCGCGCAGCACCTCGCCGCCGCGTTCGTAGGCGTAGCGCACGCCCGTCACGTCGATCCGGTCGTCCGCCGGAGCCGGCGCCTCGCCGTCCGGCTCGGCGCGCGGCGCCCGGGCCACGCCCTCCACCCGGGCGAACGAGGCGCCGCTGCTCTGGAGTTGCTCGACGCGCAGCAGGATCTGGTCCAGCGGTTCGGTGAACTGCCGCAGATACAGCGCGGCCGCCACCACCGCGCCCAGGCTCATCGCACCCCGCGCGTGCAGTACGCCGCCCAGCAGCAGCACACCCGCCACCGGCAGCGAGTACGACACCTCGATCACCGGGAAGAACACCGTGCGCAGGTGGAGGGTCCGAAAGCGGGTGCGGCGCGAGATCTCCAGCGCGTCCCGGCAGGCCGCCGACCGCCGTTCCCGAAGCCGGAACGCCTCGACCGTGCGCGCCCCGGACGCGGTGGCGGCGACGATCTCGGCGACCTCGGAGGTGGCCGCGCCCTCGGCGAGGTAGGCCGTACGCGCCCGCCGCAGATACCAGCGCAGCGCGAACCAGATCGGGGTCAGCCCCAGCACTCCGATCGCCCCGAGCAGCGGGTCGATCACGAATACCGCGCCGAGCGTGAACAGCGCCTGGACCGTGCAGACCAGCAGCTCGGGCCCGGCGTCCCGCAGGGTGGTGCCCACGGCCGCCACGTCGGCGGTGCCGCGGGTCGTCAGATCGCCGGTGCCGGCCCGCTCCACCACCGACGCGGGCAGCGCGAGCGCCCGCCCGACGAACTCCTCCCGCACCCGCGCCAGCGTCCGCTCACCGAAGCGGTGCCCCGCGTACCGGGCCCAGCGGGCCAGCAGCAGCTGCGCGCACGCGCAGGCCAGAATGGCCGCCGCCAGCCGGTCCACGGCCCCGGTGCCGTGCCCGGCCCGCACCTCGTCGATGATCCGGCCCAGCAGCCATGGCCCGGCCAGCCCGGCCCCGGCGGCGAGCACGTTCAGGGCGAGCGCACCGGCGAAGGCCCGCCGGTCGGCCCGCAGCAGCCGGACCGCCGCCCGGCGCACGTCCCCGGGCGCGGCGATCGGCAGACGTCCCGACGCCCCCTCCACCACTGTCACCGCACAACCTCCCCGGCGCCGGCGCCCGTGGCCGAACCCGGGCCCGTGTCCCCACCCGCGGCAGCGTCACCCGGACCGGGATCGCCGTCCTCGGCCTCCCGGGCCACCAGGGCCCGGTACCCCGGTTCCCGCTCCAGCAGGTCGCGGTGGCGGCCGGTCGCCGTCACCTTGCCGTCGACCAGGAAGTGGACGGTGTCCGCCTGGGCGAGGAGCAACGGGGAGGTGGTGGTCACCACCGTGGTCCGGCCGGTGCGGGCCGCGCGCAGTCGCTGGGCGACCGCCGCCTCCGTGTGCGCGTCGAGCGCCGACGTCGGCTCGACGGCCAGCAGCACCCCGGGGTCGGCCAGCAACGCCCGTACCAGCCGCACCCGTTGCCGCTGGCCCCCGGAAAGACTGCGTCCCTGCGCCGTCACGGGTGACTCCAGCCCCTCCGGCAGGCCCTGCACGATGTCGTCGGCCGCCGCCGCCCACACCGCCCGTCCGACGTCCGACGGGGAGGGCGCCCGCCGTCCGCCCACCACCTCGCGCAGACTTCCGGCGAACAGGTCGGCCTCGTTGTCGGCGACCAGGATCCGCTCCCTGACCTGGTCCAGGGGGACGGCGTCCAGCCGTACCCCGCCCCAGGTGGCGTCCGAGGGGCCGTAGCGGCCCAGCCGGTC
Protein-coding regions in this window:
- a CDS encoding ABC transporter ATP-binding protein, with the translated sequence MVEGASGRLPIAAPGDVRRAAVRLLRADRRAFAGALALNVLAAGAGLAGPWLLGRIIDEVRAGHGTGAVDRLAAAILACACAQLLLARWARYAGHRFGERTLARVREEFVGRALALPASVVERAGTGDLTTRGTADVAAVGTTLRDAGPELLVCTVQALFTLGAVFVIDPLLGAIGVLGLTPIWFALRWYLRRARTAYLAEGAATSEVAEIVAATASGARTVEAFRLRERRSAACRDALEISRRTRFRTLHLRTVFFPVIEVSYSLPVAGVLLLGGVLHARGAMSLGAVVAAALYLRQFTEPLDQILLRVEQLQSSGASFARVEGVARAPRAEPDGEAPAPADDRIDVTGVRYAYERGGEVLRGVDLTVRPGERLAVVGPSGAGKTTLSRLLAGVDAPSAGTVTVGGVPVAELAPETLRRQVVLVTQEHHVFLGTVRDNLLIAEPAADETQLWAALTAVGAADWVRELPGGLDAVLGGGTRTDGSQAQQLALARVVLADPHTLILDEATALLDPATARHTERALAAVLRGRTVIAIAHRLHTAHDADRVAVMQDGRLTELGTHDALVTAGGAYAALWRTWHGERAGNGRALPGAGRETGRDRTP